The following DNA comes from Cyanobacteriota bacterium.
ATTGATTTAGCAAATAGTTTAATAAGACTCTATAATTTTTGGTAAAACTCTATAATTTAATGTAAAGATTAAGTATTGACTGTGAAACACTTTAGCAAAGGTTGGTTTTGGGGGAATCACTGATTGTCTAAGCAAGACTTGATCGAAATGGAAGGCACTGTGACTGAATCCTTGCCGAACGCCATGTTTCGGGTTGATTTAGACAACGGGTTCAACGTATTGGCGCACATTTCCGGCAAGATTCGCCGCAACTACATCAAAATTCTTCCTGGCGATCGTGTCAAGGTAGAGCTAACGCCCTATGACCTTACAAAAGGAAGAATCACCTATCGATTGAAGAACAAAAAGTAGTAGCGCCTGGCAAGCTAGTTAGCTTTGCAGATTGCGTGAATTTTGACTGTCAAAGTCTGCCTAGTTTGTTAGCAAGCACCACAGAGACGACTGCCCCTTTTGTTAACTTAAGCTAGCCATACTCTTAAGCTAGCCATACTACGGGTTAGCATCTCCAAACTTGTATAAATGCTTGACAAGTTGCTAAATATTAGTTAATATACCAGTTTTGTATGATCATCCGACAAGGGGTACGATGAAGGTTCGAGCATCGGTTAAGAAAATGTGCGAAAAATGTCGTGTTATTCGTCGGCATGGGCGAGTAATGGTGATTTGTGCTGCCAACCCGAAGCACAAGCAGCGGCAAGGTTAGGTTCTAGTCCTTCGACCGAGTAATTGTCCATTGAGAATTATCAGCAGATGTAGATTATTGGGTGGTGCTAGAGAACTTGCTGTCTAAAAGTAACTGCTGTAGAGGATTGACAGTGATGACATCGTTATAACGGTTAGTTTAGCGTTCTGGTAGCAGGAAACATAGGAGA
Coding sequences within:
- the infA gene encoding translation initiation factor IF-1, with the translated sequence MSKQDLIEMEGTVTESLPNAMFRVDLDNGFNVLAHISGKIRRNYIKILPGDRVKVELTPYDLTKGRITYRLKNKK
- the rpmJ gene encoding 50S ribosomal protein L36; the encoded protein is MKVRASVKKMCEKCRVIRRHGRVMVICAANPKHKQRQG